The following are encoded together in the Culex pipiens pallens isolate TS chromosome 1, TS_CPP_V2, whole genome shotgun sequence genome:
- the LOC120424694 gene encoding mitochondrial import inner membrane translocase subunit Tim9 translates to MAMSQMTIDQLDKDQIKSFSDFLLSYNKLSELCFLDCVNEFTGRTVSDKESSCSLNCMEKFLKMNQRVSQRFQEFQMISNENALAAAQKLGGK, encoded by the exons ATGGCCATGTCCCAGATGACGATCGACCAGCTGGACAAGGACCAGATCAAATCG TTCTCGGACTTTCTGCTGTCGTACAACAAGCTGTCCGAGCTGTGCTTCCTGGACTGCGTCAACGAGTTCACCGGGCGGACCGTGTCGGACAAGGAGAGCAGCTGCTCGCTCAACTGCATGGAGAAGTTCCTCAAGATGAACCAGCGCGTGTCCCAGCGCTTCCAGGAGTTCCAGATGATATCGAACGAGAATGCGCTGGCGGCCGCCCAGAAGCTCGGCGGGAAGTGA
- the LOC120424692 gene encoding protein yippee — translation MGKIFLDHIGGQKLYSCAACETNLTNKRELISTRFTGATGRAYLFKRVVNLVYSPVQDRVMLTGRHMVRDVMCKNCRAKLGWMYEFATEESQKYKEGRVILEHALITESEGFPEA, via the exons ATGGGCAAAATCTTCCTGGACCACATCGGCGGCCAGAAGCTGTACTCGTGCGCGGCCTGCGAAACCAACCTGACCAACAAGCGGGAGCTGATCAGCACGAGATTTACGGGCGCAACAGGAAGGGCGTACCTCTTCAAACGGGTCGTAAACCTGGTTTATTCTCCTGTGCAGGACCGGGTGATGCTGACGGGACGGCACATGGTGCGGGACGTGATGTGCAAGAATTGCCGCGCCAAGCTGGGCTGGATGTACGAGTTTGCCACCGAGGAGTCGCAAAA ATACAAGGAGGGCCGCGTCATCCTGGAGCACGCGCTCATCACCGAGTCCGAGGGTTTCCCGGAGGCGTGA